In Salinibacterium sp. dk2585, a single window of DNA contains:
- the ccsB gene encoding c-type cytochrome biogenesis protein CcsB — protein MSDVLDSYSLVAVYSAMAVYVFAFVLFTIDLAKRSTYATAAADQLAMSERQVASASGTTTATLEKTTTDVAAPRYRLERIAFALTILATLLHVAAVVLRGVAQGFVPWANMFEFSLTSSAIVALVFVLLQFWQDLKFLGAYIVGGLLITLGVATVNFYVPVKPLPDALDSYWLVIHVFVAALGTALFAIGAALSLLQLLQSRRETSGKGIGFLRTLPRADRLENLAYLVTVVGFVFWTFTLVAGAIWAERAWGRYWGWDTKEVWTFIIWTVYAGYIHARATRGWRGARSAWLALIGFGSVLFNYVIVNQFFKGLHSYSGL, from the coding sequence GTGTCCGACGTGCTTGATTCCTACTCGCTGGTCGCCGTCTACTCGGCGATGGCGGTCTACGTGTTCGCCTTTGTGCTGTTCACGATCGACCTCGCCAAGCGTTCCACCTATGCGACGGCCGCTGCCGACCAGCTCGCCATGTCGGAGCGGCAGGTGGCCTCAGCATCCGGCACCACCACCGCCACCCTCGAGAAGACGACGACGGATGTCGCGGCACCCCGTTACCGCTTGGAACGGATCGCCTTCGCCCTGACCATCCTCGCGACGCTGCTGCACGTCGCCGCGGTCGTGCTTCGTGGCGTCGCCCAGGGCTTCGTGCCGTGGGCCAACATGTTCGAGTTCTCGCTGACCTCCTCGGCAATCGTGGCGCTCGTGTTCGTGCTGCTGCAGTTCTGGCAGGACCTGAAGTTCCTCGGCGCCTACATCGTCGGCGGCCTGCTCATCACGCTCGGTGTCGCGACGGTCAACTTCTACGTGCCGGTCAAGCCGCTGCCTGACGCGCTCGACTCGTACTGGCTCGTCATCCACGTATTCGTGGCCGCCCTCGGCACGGCGCTCTTCGCGATCGGTGCCGCGCTCTCGCTCCTGCAGTTGCTGCAGTCGCGCCGCGAGACGAGCGGCAAGGGCATCGGCTTCCTCCGCACGCTGCCCAGGGCCGACCGCCTCGAGAACCTCGCCTACCTGGTGACGGTCGTCGGCTTCGTCTTCTGGACCTTCACGCTCGTCGCCGGGGCCATCTGGGCCGAGCGCGCCTGGGGTCGCTACTGGGGTTGGGACACCAAGGAGGTGTGGACGTTCATCATCTGGACCGTCTACGCCGGCTACATCCACGCCCGCGCAACCCGCGGCTGGCGCGGCGCCCGCTCGGCCTGGCTCGCGCTCATCGGCTTCGGTTCGGTGCTCTTCAACTACGTGATCGTCAACCAGTTCTTCAAGGGGCTGCACAGCTACAGCGGGCTGTAG